Within the Desulforhopalus sp. genome, the region GAAAAAATCGCCGTTACGAAGGTTTTCCCTGGGTGACTTGTCCCTTTTATACGAAGTAATTGAGTCGGCAGGTGATGCAAAGGACACGGTGACCAAGAGCCGTTCTACGCCCCTGCGCGTGTACTTCGAAATCCTGGAAATCCAATACATTCAGGCTACACTTTCCAGATTTTTTATGCAAATTTTAACGTTTGCGGTTTCCTCCGATAATGGAATTCACTTTAATCCTGACCTGTTGGCCATGACGACCTGCAACGAGCAAGGTGTTCATGATCAAGAGCTTCTTCTAGCGGTCTTTGGCCGTGAGCTTCTCGGCATCGAGGGCCATCAGGGTAATCGTGCTTTTCGAAACCATTTTTTCCTCAGTGTCCCTGATATCAAATACTGTGGATTGGGCGACTATGATCTGTCTTCCCCGGGAGATGACCTCCGATCTGCATTTCAAGGCCCTGCCATAGGCAGGTTTTAAAAAGTTAATCTTGAATTCGATGGTCAATATCCTGATACTCTCGGGAACAAGGGTATAGGCAGCATATCCGGCGGTATGATCGGACATGGTGGCAATCAATCCTGCGTGGACAAAATTATCCTGGGTTTTGTGGTCGTTTGCTATGGTGATTTGCGACTCAAAAAGTCCTGGTCCTATACGGACTGCCTGAAAACCACAAAATTTAATAAAGCCCCGCTGAAAATCTTTTTCAAGAAACACCAGGCGTTCGGGCGTCAGTTCGTTTTGCATGAGCAAACCTCTAGTAATACCAGATCGTTGTAAAAATGACCGATTCCTTAGTACAGGACTCTCCGCAGCAGGGTTAACCGAGGTACGCATCCGGCTCCTCAAGCGCAACGTGGCCCCTGCGGTGGATAAAAAAATCCGTCAATAAGCGGGGACCTTGCAGCCCCTGGAAAGCCTGGTTGCTATTCGGATTTCCATTTAACCTGGAATTCCAGTTCTTCGCCGCCACCCTCTCTTTCGTGTTCGATGCTGAATTCTGCCCGCACCGGGACGTAGATCCTTTCTCCGGCTACCTTAATCTCAAACTTGCTGCCGTTTTCAATCGCATCGGCAAGGCGTCGCAATTTGGCGACAAAATCTTTTTTCGGATATGATTTTTCAACGTCTCTTTCCTGTTTCATGACAGCACTCCTGGTAAGTGTAGAATTTTACATTAATAACCGGTGATTGTTCATGCCATTCAAATACCAAAAAACCAATTGCCGGCCCAATTGCCCGGTTTGCCGCACTCATTTCAGATACTTTTTGCCGGCAGAGAAGGCCTGGCCGACAAGCTTGCCGAGCGACCAATATTCTTGAATTCCCGGGCCAAACACAAAAGGAGCCAGCTTGTCGAGCATGGGCTGGCCCTTGATGTTGACAGCTTCGGTGTCGGCCTTGATATCGACGATCTCGCCGACGAACTGGGTGTGCAGTCCAAGGTCGAAGGTATGGATGAGCTTGCACTCGATAATGAGCGGGAATTCGTCGACATAGGGAGCATCAACTACCTCCGAGCGCTTGGCCGTCAAGCCGGTGGTTTGAAATTTGTCAGTATTTTTGCCGGAAACAAGACCAAAATAATCAGCCTCAGCGACATATTTCTCGGAAGGAACGCTGACCGTATAGGCTTTCCGTGCCATGATCGAGCCGTAGGTGTGGGTGGCCTTGCGCAGCGAGACGGTCACCGCCGGCGGTTTTGAACAGCAGATGCCTCCCCAGGCAATGGTCATGACATTTGCCTTGCCGTCGGCATCATAACTGCCGACACACCAGACCGGGTTGGGGCAGGCCAGGGTATTGGCGCCAATCGATGTCTTCATGATCTTCTCCTTGTCTATGCTGCGCCGGGATGGCGTGGATGGCATGCCGGCAAGCCTGTTTGATGCCGGTGACAGTGGCAGAGCTGGTTTTGAATAACCAACATCTCAATTTCAAACTTTTTGCCGCGGACTTGTCCAGTTAAAAATGCGCGTTGTTCATTCGTCTTTTTATGCCGGAGAGTGGTTTTAAGCCAATTCAATCTGGGAAAAATTGCTAGAGTACATTTTTCAGGACGGCGCATTGCTCAACCTGGCAGACCACCTTTTTGATCACTGATAACCATCCTGTCCATCGATCGTTCGCCAGATATTTTTTGCCAAACGACTTAAGTTTCTAAATTTTTGTTGTTTTTCTGGGGTATTTGTTTAAGATTAACAACTTAAAGATGCAATATCGATTTGATTGAGCCTCATTAGAGGCATGCGGGTATGTCGAAGCTGGGGCTATACAGGTGATGCAGATATAAAAACTAAGCAATCAAGGGGGGAAATGAAGGTGGGACATTCTCAAGTTGATACGGAAAGAAGAAAGGCGCTGAAAAAATTGGCCGTAGGTCTTGGGGCCTTAGCCGGTTGTGCGGTCTTGCCAGAGCGCTGGGTGGCGCCCATTATCGGCAATGTCGTATTGCCGGCCCATGCGCAAACGAGCGGCAGAACTCTGGCGGCCTGCACCATTGACTGGATAGCAGGGGACCAAACCTCAGACAACATTTCCTTTGCCGTCTACGGTTCAGTCACCCCGCCCGGGGCAGGTGTACCTATTAATGTGGCTTTTGAGACCACGGGTTGGGTAGTTACAGGCTCCTTTGATATCGTCACCGATGCGGCCGGCGAATATTCCCTCGGTATAGGGCCTAACCATGCCGGTGGAGGCTTTCTAACGGTCGGTGCAACCGTTACTTCATCTGGCGCCAGTGGAACGGCGTCCTGCTCCATGGCCGTTCCAGAGCCTAATTAGGCGAATGCATACAGTTTGAGGATGTTCGAAAGCACATCTTTTTCTCGATAATCCCTCTCCAAATCCGACAAGGACTGCAGGTTTTCCGGTACGTCCTTGTCGAAATTTGCGCAAAAAGGTGCTGGAGCTTAAACATCATCTTTTGCAAAAGATCCTAGAAGAACCTCTTAGAATTTCCAGCTCTTCATCGAATCGGCTGCGGTCTGATCTTTTCTGAGGATTGGATCCGCACTCTTCGAACTTTTTTCCCTTATCAGCGACATCCCTCTTGATCGTCACAGCACCCTAGATCGACATGGTCCACCGCCTGTCCGGGCGGGTCTTGGAATCAAGTCATAAGGCTATGGCATCTCACTTTGTACCGTGGCTCTCGAGCCGAAAGGAATACCACGGTGAACGAGATCAGGTAGGCGTTTGCTTTGTCCTTTCAGGTTCTCTTTTGACTTACCATTGCGCTTCGGGTAGGTTTCACAATTCAAAGCGGCATTGCGTCAGGTCTCCACCAGCCACTAAGGGAAAAACCATGCTGGATACACCAATTCCGGCCCAGAACGCCGAATTTAAATTTGAGCGATTCGACAACGAGATCCTGCTCTACTCGATTGCCGGTACCCAGGCGAACGGCCTCCCTGACTATGGCTTTCGCGGAAAGGCGAACAGCACCCGGCAAACTCCGTCTCACATCCTGAAATACAGCAGGTTTGACGGCTTATTGGACTGTTTTCGACCGATCCTGTTCGGCGAGACCTGAAGCTCTTTCTGTGACCGTAAAACTACTTCATATCTGCGCCAGGGCAACTACCTTTCCCGGCCTTGCAGCCCTGATCGACGGGGCCTGTGGGCAGGTACACGACTGGGACCGCCTGCTGACCGAGGCAGAGGCCCATGGGCTTGCGCCTCTGCTACACTGGCATCTGCAGACTCGCGCCAGCGAAATTCCCGAGCACTGCCGACGTGCCCTCCGTCTGCTCTACCTCCGTCATCGCCATGCAAATACGGTCTATGGCCGGGTTCTCGGGGAGGTTTTGACAATTTTCGCCAAGGCCGGCATCGAGGCCCTGGTCCTGAAGGGTGCCGCCCTGTGCCATACCGTTTATCCGGAGATCGGTCTGCGTCCGATGCGGGATATCGACCTTCTCCTGCCGCCGGACAAAGCACAACAGGCCCAGGATCTGCTCATCGCCAGGGGATACGCCGCCTCGAATGCACCCCAGCCGATCGATCACTTTCACCTCCCGTCCCTGCACACAACCATAGATGGCCTTACCGTCTGCATCGAAATCCACCTGCGCCTGTTTCCCGACTGCCCACCCTATTACCGGCGACATGACTTTGCCAGCCTGCGGCCCCGGGCTGTCCTTTTCAATTTGGCCGGCTGGCAGGCTCTCACCCTCGGGCACGAGGACATGCTTTGGCACGTTTTCCACCACGGGTTTCACGCCCCACTGACCTATGAGCCATTCAAGCTGATCGCTGCCGCCGATATCATCACTCTGATCGAAACCAGATGGATGGAAATTGACAGGCAAGTGATGGAAGCTGAATATCCGGAAGTCCTCAGGGCCCTGCCCCTGCTTGGGTGTCTGACGCCCTGGCAGGACCAGGTCGCGGAAAAATTCGTGCCGGGACCGGCGATATCACCTGCCGCCGTTGGCGAGCCGTTTAAAGGGTGGCCGCGGTGGCATCTCAGAGAGCAGCGGGGAAAAAGCCTGCTTGCCATCCTCCGCGACACCTTTTTGCCGCCCGAGTGGTGGGCCCGTCTGTATTACGGGGTTGATGGCCGTCTTGCCTGGTACCGTTGCCGCTGGTTTACCCATCCTCGCCATATCACGTGGTGGGTGCGTCTTTACAGCTCCTTTCTCGACCACGGGGCCGATCGACAGAACAACGGCCAAGGCGGCACCTTACGCCGGATTGGCCGGAGACTGGCGGCACTCCGGCGGAAATTCATTTAAAAGAAAAGCCTAGCTTGGAGAATCAGAATGAGTCCTGCCGATCTTCCGGTTCTCACGGGGAGAAGGCAGCTTGATGGGCCGATGTTGATCGTATGTTCCTGCCGCCAGGGGTCTTGATATTGTACCTTGATACAGCAACTCTTTTACAAAGGCGTACTTCCTTGGTATTCAGATCTGGCGAGACGGGGAGTTTAGAGGAGCCTTGATGGAGATAGCCGGTTGTGTGCATTGGCGAGCAGCTGAAATAAATGCTGCGACTGAAATTCTCCTGTGCTAGACTGGCCCTTTGCTTTTAATGCCGGGTAATGTAAAGAGAAATCAATATATAAACGCCGGCAAATGAAGGGGAGATCTATGGATTTAAAGAAGGTTGTGGTAACCGGTCTGGGTACCGTCAACGCGACGGCCGGCAATGTTGCTGAATTTTACAGGGCCCTGCGTACCGGCCGTTGCGGAATCGGCCCGGTAAGCGTTTTTGATGCAACCGATTTCCGGACGCAAACCGGCGGCGAGGTCAAAGATTTCCGGCCCGCAGCAATGCTTCCCCGGGGCTTCAGCTTAAAGCGTCTCTCACGCTCCGATGCCATGGCCATGGTCGCCGCCATTGAGGCCTTAAACGATGCTGGCCTTTTCCCGCTGCCTGCTGGCTTGCTCCCGAAAATTGGTGTGGTCATCGGTGGCGGGGCAGGGGGCATGCTGGAATGCGAGGCGGTGTATCGCGACTACCTGCATGGTGCCGGCAAGATGCCGGCGTATTCGGCCTTCTCTTCTTTTGGCTGCGCCTCTTCGGCTGATCAAATTGCCATTCAATTAGAACTCATGGGACCGAAAACCACCTTTATGACAGCCTGCTCCTCCGGCGCCACGGCTATCGGCTATGCCCGCGATCTGGTGCAAACCGGGGCGGCCAAGGCGATCATCTGCGGCGGCACCGAACCACTGTGCCGGATAACCTACTCGGCCTTTAACTCTCTGCAGGCGGTAGATCCCCAATACTGCAAGCCCTTCGATAAAAACCGTCAGGGGCTTTCCCTCGGCGAAGGGGCCGGGATTATGATCCTCGAAGAGTACACCCATGCCGTGCAGCGCGGCGCGCGTATCTACGGCGAGGTCCTCGGCTATGGCGTCAGCTGCGACGCCCACCACATGACCTCGCCCGACCCTGAGGGAGGTGGAGCCGCCCTGGCCATGGCGCGTGCCCTGGAAGATGCAGGTGTAGGCCCTGAGGCGGTCGATTACATCAATGCCCACGGCACCGGCACCCCGGCCAACGACAAGATAGAAACCAAGGCCATCAAACACCTCCTCGGCGATCGGGCCTATCAGGTTCCGGTAAGTTCCAGCAAATCGATGACCGGACACACCCTGGGCGCCGCCGGGGCCATCGAGGGCGTTGTCAGCCTGCTGGCTTTGTATCATGCCTTTATTCCACCGACGATCCATTCCACTGTTCCCGATCCCGATTGTGACCTCGATTACGTCACCGAAGGTGCCAGGGATGCGGCTCTTCGGGTTGTGCTCTCCAACTCCTTTGCCTTTGGCGGTAACAACACTGCCCTGGTTTTCGGCAGATTTTCTGGGAATGGGTGCGGCCATGAATAGGCGAGTCGTTATTAGCGGCGTCGGCATGGTAAGCCCCCTCGGGGTCGGCAAGACCGCCTTCACCGGACAACTTTTCAGCGGTGCTTGCGGGATTCGTCCGATCAGCTCGTTTGATACCTCGGGCTTTGCCAGCAAATTGGCCGGTGAGGTTACCGGTTTTGCCGCCAAGGATCACATTCGTCCCGCCAGTATCCGCCGCATGGACAGGTTGTCACAGATGATTGCCGCCTCGGCGCGTATGGCCCTGGACGATGCTTGCCTATCCATCGGACCTGAAAATCGGGATGCGGTGGGCGTTATTCTCGGCACCTGTTTCGGCGGTACCGATGTTGCGGCGCAATTCGGCAAGGTGCTCTTCAATGAGGGGCCGCGACGGGTTAATCCCATTCTCGTCCCCAATACGGTGATGAACGCTCCGGCGGGCCATGTGGCCATCGAGCTGGGGGTGCGCGGCATCAACACCACCGTCAATCATCATGAAGTCGGGGCGGAGACGGCCCTGACCTATGCGGCGGCGCAGATCATGCGGGGCCGGGCGGCAGCGGTCCTGGCCGGTGGCGGAGATATCCTCTCCGAGTTTTGTTTCAATGTAGTATCGCACTTCAAGACCCTGTCACCGCTAAACGGTGGGGTCGAAGGACTGCGGCCTTTCGATGTGCAGGGTAACGGCACGGTCATCGGCGAAGGTGCCGGTATCGTCTGCCTGGAATCGTTGGAAGGTGCTCTCGCCCGAGGAGCCACCCCCTATTGTGAAATTGTCGGCTGGGGAATGAGTTCTGCGCCAACCGCCGGGGCGGGCTGGCCGACCGATCCCAGCGGACCCTGTCTGGCCATGACCCGGGCCCTGGAAGCCTCGGCCCTTACTCCGGCCGATATCGATTATGTCTGCGCCTCGGCCAACGGCAATCCGCGTCTCGACCGGTTGGAGGCCGATGCCCTGCAGCGGATATTTCCTCTGGCGGGCAAGGGGCCGGGGATCACCGCCTTAAAAGGCGCGCTCGGCGAAAGCCTTTCCTCCGGCGGCATACGTGCGGCAGCGATGGCGTTGTCACTCGGCCATCAATGTGCAGCCCCCGTCATCGGCCTGCATGAACCGATTGCCGGGCTGAACTTTATCCGCTCCGCCGGCAGCCGAAGATCGATGCGCTATGGCCTTATCAACGGCATCTCCTCTGGCGGCACCTTTGTCGCCGTCATTTTTAAGAAGATCGAGTAAAGCTGAGTTGAGCGGCCTGCCTGCTCGAAAGAAAACCTATGCCCTTGCGGTATAAAAACGGGGAAGAGGCTTATGAATATCGGTGAATGGAGTTCCAAGAGGGCACATCTGTATCCGCAGCGGACCTTTCTAAAACAGGAAGACTTTTGTTGCACCAACCGGCAGTTTAACGAACGGGTCAATCATGCCGCCCATGCCCTGCTTGGTCTGCAAGTGGGCATGGGCGATCGTGTTGCCGTGCTCATGGTAAACGGCAGCGCCTTTTTAGAGATCTTTTTTGCCTGTGCCAAGATCGGCGCGGTTCTGGTACCTCTCAATCATCAGCTGGCGGCGCCGGAATTGCAACGGATTGTCCTCACCTGCAGGCCAAAGATCCTGCTGTATTCTGCAAGCTTTGGCGCGGTGGTCGATGAGCTGAAGGCCACTGACACGCCGGTTTCCTGCTATCTCATGCACTCGGAAGGGACTCTTGAAGCGGCTACGGCTTTTGACGGGCCTCCTGCGGAGGACGCAGGCGGCGAGCCGCATATATCCTGGGAGGTGGCACTGACCGACCCGGTTGTCATCATGTTTACCTCTGGCACGACCGGCACCCTCAAAGGGGCGGTGCTGACCCACCAGAATTTTCTTTTCGGAGCCATCCATGGCCTCCTCAGCTACGGCCTCAACCCCGGCACCATCTCTCTGGTGATAGCGCCCCTCTTTCATATCGGCGCCTTGGCCGCATCCGCCGCGCCGGTCATCTACGCCGGGGGAATCCTGATACTCCGGCCGTTTGACAATCCTTCCGAGGTCCTGCATCTCATAGAAAGGGAGAAAATCAATTATATCTTCGCCGTGCCGGTGATGTTCAAGATGCTGACCAAGGCCCCGGCCTGGGCCGATGCCGACTTTTCCCATGTGCATTTTTTCATGTCCGGGGGGGCGCCCATGCCTGTTGAACTGATGCGTCAGTATCATACGGAAAAGGCAGTGCATTTCGCCCAAGGATACGGCATGACCGAAACCCAGCGGATCACTGCTCTTGAGCTTATCGACGCCGAACGCAAGGTTGGCTCCATCGGCAAGGAGGTCTTCCACACCACGGTTCGCATAGTCGGGGACGATGGCCGGGATGTACCTGCCGGTGCCGCCGGCGAAATGATTGTCAAGGGCCCGACGATCTTCGCCGGATACTGGGACAATCCCCAGGCAACTGCCGAGGCTCTGCGGAACGGCTGGTTCCACACTGGTGATCTGGGCAGGCGTGACGAAGAAGGCTTTTTGTATATTGTCGGCCGGAAAACCGATGTAATCATCTGTTCCGGCGAAAATATCTACGCCGCCGAAGTGGAACATGCCATTGAGGCCCTGCCCCAGGTATCTGAGGCGGCGGTGGTTGGGGCGCCTGATGCCAATCGCGGCGAAATTGCGGTGGCGTTCGTGGTGCTGAAGGAAGCAGGCGCAGTGAGTGCCGAGGGCTTGATCGCCGCCCTGAAGGGACAACTCGCGCCCTACAAAATTCCCAAGCGGGTGATTTTCACCGAGGTCTTGCCAAAAACCGGCAGCGGCAAAGTTCATAAGCAGGAGATTAAGGCAAAGCTTTTGTCTCAGGCTTTCACATCAAAGGAGTGCGGGATTCATGAACAGTGAAAAACAACCGGATGCCTCAGGTTGGCAGGAGAAGATAGTTGTCGGCGATGCTGACATGGCGCTGGAAGATCTTCTGGCGGTGGCCTTCGAGGGGAGACACGTACAACTTTCCGACAATCGGCAATGGCGGGAAAAATTGCAGGAGGGCCGTGCCATCATCGAACGCTCTCTGTCTTCCGGCCACAGGATATATGGTGTTTCCACAGGTGTTGGCTACAATTCCGGGCATACCATAGACGCG harbors:
- a CDS encoding flavin reductase family protein, which gives rise to MKTSIGANTLACPNPVWCVGSYDADGKANVMTIAWGGICCSKPPAVTVSLRKATHTYGSIMARKAYTVSVPSEKYVAEADYFGLVSGKNTDKFQTTGLTAKRSEVVDAPYVDEFPLIIECKLIHTFDLGLHTQFVGEIVDIKADTEAVNIKGQPMLDKLAPFVFGPGIQEYWSLGKLVGQAFSAGKKYLK
- a CDS encoding beta-ketoacyl-[acyl-carrier-protein] synthase family protein gives rise to the protein MNRRVVISGVGMVSPLGVGKTAFTGQLFSGACGIRPISSFDTSGFASKLAGEVTGFAAKDHIRPASIRRMDRLSQMIAASARMALDDACLSIGPENRDAVGVILGTCFGGTDVAAQFGKVLFNEGPRRVNPILVPNTVMNAPAGHVAIELGVRGINTTVNHHEVGAETALTYAAAQIMRGRAAAVLAGGGDILSEFCFNVVSHFKTLSPLNGGVEGLRPFDVQGNGTVIGEGAGIVCLESLEGALARGATPYCEIVGWGMSSAPTAGAGWPTDPSGPCLAMTRALEASALTPADIDYVCASANGNPRLDRLEADALQRIFPLAGKGPGITALKGALGESLSSGGIRAAAMALSLGHQCAAPVIGLHEPIAGLNFIRSAGSRRSMRYGLINGISSGGTFVAVIFKKIE
- a CDS encoding nucleotidyltransferase family protein, with translation MTVKLLHICARATTFPGLAALIDGACGQVHDWDRLLTEAEAHGLAPLLHWHLQTRASEIPEHCRRALRLLYLRHRHANTVYGRVLGEVLTIFAKAGIEALVLKGAALCHTVYPEIGLRPMRDIDLLLPPDKAQQAQDLLIARGYAASNAPQPIDHFHLPSLHTTIDGLTVCIEIHLRLFPDCPPYYRRHDFASLRPRAVLFNLAGWQALTLGHEDMLWHVFHHGFHAPLTYEPFKLIAAADIITLIETRWMEIDRQVMEAEYPEVLRALPLLGCLTPWQDQVAEKFVPGPAISPAAVGEPFKGWPRWHLREQRGKSLLAILRDTFLPPEWWARLYYGVDGRLAWYRCRWFTHPRHITWWVRLYSSFLDHGADRQNNGQGGTLRRIGRRLAALRRKFI
- a CDS encoding amphi-Trp domain-containing protein — protein: MKQERDVEKSYPKKDFVAKLRRLADAIENGSKFEIKVAGERIYVPVRAEFSIEHEREGGGEELEFQVKWKSE
- a CDS encoding PaaI family thioesterase; the encoded protein is MQNELTPERLVFLEKDFQRGFIKFCGFQAVRIGPGLFESQITIANDHKTQDNFVHAGLIATMSDHTAGYAAYTLVPESIRILTIEFKINFLKPAYGRALKCRSEVISRGRQIIVAQSTVFDIRDTEEKMVSKSTITLMALDAEKLTAKDR
- a CDS encoding beta-ketoacyl-[acyl-carrier-protein] synthase family protein gives rise to the protein MDLKKVVVTGLGTVNATAGNVAEFYRALRTGRCGIGPVSVFDATDFRTQTGGEVKDFRPAAMLPRGFSLKRLSRSDAMAMVAAIEALNDAGLFPLPAGLLPKIGVVIGGGAGGMLECEAVYRDYLHGAGKMPAYSAFSSFGCASSADQIAIQLELMGPKTTFMTACSSGATAIGYARDLVQTGAAKAIICGGTEPLCRITYSAFNSLQAVDPQYCKPFDKNRQGLSLGEGAGIMILEEYTHAVQRGARIYGEVLGYGVSCDAHHMTSPDPEGGGAALAMARALEDAGVGPEAVDYINAHGTGTPANDKIETKAIKHLLGDRAYQVPVSSSKSMTGHTLGAAGAIEGVVSLLALYHAFIPPTIHSTVPDPDCDLDYVTEGARDAALRVVLSNSFAFGGNNTALVFGRFSGNGCGHE
- a CDS encoding AMP-binding protein, with the translated sequence MNIGEWSSKRAHLYPQRTFLKQEDFCCTNRQFNERVNHAAHALLGLQVGMGDRVAVLMVNGSAFLEIFFACAKIGAVLVPLNHQLAAPELQRIVLTCRPKILLYSASFGAVVDELKATDTPVSCYLMHSEGTLEAATAFDGPPAEDAGGEPHISWEVALTDPVVIMFTSGTTGTLKGAVLTHQNFLFGAIHGLLSYGLNPGTISLVIAPLFHIGALAASAAPVIYAGGILILRPFDNPSEVLHLIEREKINYIFAVPVMFKMLTKAPAWADADFSHVHFFMSGGAPMPVELMRQYHTEKAVHFAQGYGMTETQRITALELIDAERKVGSIGKEVFHTTVRIVGDDGRDVPAGAAGEMIVKGPTIFAGYWDNPQATAEALRNGWFHTGDLGRRDEEGFLYIVGRKTDVIICSGENIYAAEVEHAIEALPQVSEAAVVGAPDANRGEIAVAFVVLKEAGAVSAEGLIAALKGQLAPYKIPKRVIFTEVLPKTGSGKVHKQEIKAKLLSQAFTSKECGIHEQ